Part of the Amphiura filiformis chromosome 9, Afil_fr2py, whole genome shotgun sequence genome is shown below.
TCAACACAGAACATGcatttttgtataaattataaattaggcTATCCCAATTtcaaagtttgtctcaaagctcaccaACCTAAACCTTTTTTAATTATAAGTATTATTCCAACCTAAACCTTTTTTAATTATAAGTATTATTCCAACCTAAACCTTTTTTattatgatttttatttatttttaaaaattatgtattAATACATGTTATCAGTGtgctattattttttgagaaaaatgcaaaatagtcacaactttatcaaggagtgtagtaccaccttaagggggtactactacacccctcgataaattatgtctatttttgcatttttctcaaaaactaaacaaacagtggtaacaaaagttatgtatattataggggcaagaaattcaattgctacaatggaatttcagtgactcaaaacaagcggttcgttatttatgatcagtaataaggtaccgttaggatgtacctcatttcctatcatatatactgaaccgcttgtcttgagtctctgaaattccagtgtagtaactggattccttgcccctataatatacataacttttgttatcagtgtgttattatttttgagaaaaatgcaaaaatagtcacaaatttatcaaggggtgtagtaccaccttaagtctgCAACATTCTTATTGCTGACAATGTATGATTTGAATACACTAGATAAACAATGTGCACTTCCAgctgtttgtttttttctttgacTTACAGCTACCATTTGTGACTAAAATTTATTTCGGCAATCCAGCATGAATAAATACATGTACGTGCACATggaagctttgagacaaactaatACAAACAAATTAATGGGGAATGTCCCTTTTAGTGATAACAGTAAAACAATACATTCCTGTATACATGTCATAACTTTATGAATTGAATATTTTTGAGCAAATTATAAATGTGGATgtggttaaggggtactacacccctcgataaatttgtgtctatttttgcattttctcaaaactaataacacagtggtaacaaaagttatgtatattatagggcaaggaatccaattactacactggaatttcagtgacccaagacaagcggtttgttatttatgatcagaaataaggtaccgctaggatgtacctcgtttcctatcatatatactgaaccgcttgtcttgagtcactgaaatttcagtgtagtaattggataccttgccccaataatatacataacttttgttaccagtgtgtaattattttttttgagaaaaatgcaaaaatagtcacaactttaccacatgggtgtagtacccccttaagtacagTCGAAATTTTCAGGTGACCTGATAACAGTCTTGTAGACTCCTAAAAGTTTGAATCGGCCCCATCTTTGTTGAAATGCGTTGTCACCCAACTTCCATAATGTTTGGCTATGACTGCATTcagcattttaaataaaaatctaaAGGCAAGCAGGATAATACAGTATACTGACCATAGACATTTCAGAATCTCTTCATGTACAATGTACAGTAAAAAGGATTTTGAGGTAAAACACCAAGTATAAAACTTGCTGTAAACAAGGCAtttcaaatatacatgtacaaaacgtatattaaagtttaaaatgaaaatgtacaattcaaccgaaacaaaaaaatcaattaaaaaagtGCAGCGCAGTAGATAAAATTATAAGCAAGCAAATCAAATAACATGGTACGCAAAATAATATGCAAACcgatcatgtcattattgtacaATGTTCCTGTACATACAGCAGGTGTTTGTCGCAGGTGAAAATCaactttttgcccatttttggaaTCAATAACTAAAAAATTAAtccatatttcactttttttttctctcaaaacaaATGGTAAAATTTTCCAGAaagattttaagggggtactacacccctgcccaattttgtacctatttttgcatttttctcaaaaattatatagagcattggtgacaagtaagatatatatattatagggcaaggactacaactactgcactggaaattttattgcagcacagacaacagttgtggagttacagtcaaaaatgagggaaaaccaatatttgatcaataaatcaataactacttgccttgagctgctgaattttcagtgcagtagttgtagaccttgcccctataatatacatatcttacttgtcaccaaagcgctataatttttgagaaaaatgcgaaaataggcacaaaattggccaggggtgtagtacccccttaaggcaatAAAGCAACAGCTTTAattcagaaattaaaggcatgagTTTTCATTGCTTACTACATGTAGGCTACATGTAGTGTAGGGCACTCTGATGTGCAACATGCATCAAATTCAAAATCTAAATTAAATATCAacttgttattattatattaacttaCGCTTCTTAAATATTGGCTAGTTATCAgcccaagggtgaaaataacaaCTTCTCTACCAGGACTTAATTTAGGAAAAAGTTCTGGTTCACCTAAATTTAGTCATAACCAAGATTCACATTATTATGCTTGACAGAACTTGTTTTTTTAGCAACAgtccatatgtgacacgatctagtccatggggccaaaggcagcaaattagaaactgagataaaggtaaaaatatggagtaaaaaataaggaaatacataagaaaatagacttcgaaaaacttcataactttagaactaagtatgctaCACCttaggtgttttcagtaaatgatagcctatgattctaaaatgtaataattacagttaactcaattttcaaaaatgcctcctttggcacccatggatcagatcgtgtcacatattactaAAGCCAGAGCGGTTTATTCCGATGGCATCTAGTTCAATAGCTCcaattcaataatataatatagCTCAAATTATGACCTCAAATTGGAAAGAAAcctcattttggttcactattcattcattcattcatatttcctGTCCAGGTTTGGATatggccaattccaccgttacggacgttacagatacatgcaacttgcaacttttaagtgaaaagcacacatgtttgctgttaggataacagtttatttcttagtatgctactagtacacactctaatgttcaatataatgaagcaattttgttttggctttcttagttaattagctacagaaattagaaacgagcgttacggacgttacgtgaaagtgcctgcctttttgacagatggtacatatccttaaatctccattcagttccatgttttattttttaattttaactaTATTGAGtaagccctgactccattctacatgtatgtaaacatgaaaagcaagtttgaaattaatactactgtatcgtcctacactgttgatttagtgttacggacgttacattttatctcaaatgtaacgtccgtaacatttttcacaatgaaaaaaaaactgtcaaggtacttcctcagatttttctttactacagtggaaactcattataacgaagttgtcagggacagagaaattagttctttatatccaaatttcgttatatcagggttgtaaaaacaataaataacaaaagaattttgtatcttggttctggaaaaatacttctttataacagggtttttcttgtatccgatttcgttataatgaggttttactgtatctTGAAGTAGGTCTGACATTTATCTATGGAAGCATGGttagcaaatttgaaataaatgctcctattttgagaaataatgttccaaaattttgttacggacgttacaaaaggcacttttggcgTGGAATTGGCCATATGGTGACATGCGATGTTTCTGTGTAGCCTGGTATTGTGAACTTATTCTCAACCAGGTACAGTACCGGGATACATGTATGTAGgcaattttttattacttccgtggtctgtGCTATGGCCAAGCCTACATTAGCGTAAACACAGAGGTGATAAACATTCACGCTGATCGGCCGTTCAATGGTCTTGGCAATAAGACGGTTTACCCATTGGTTCGTCAGCACGTAGAAGGGGAGGAGACTTCGTCACTTTTACACAATTGCTAATTACCAGCGTGCCTGGACCatggaagaaataaaaaattaactttatcgGGCCCAAACTAGGATTATAGCCCATTTGTTTTCACCCTTGGTTGCAAAATATagcgtattgtctgtaataaagtTTTTCACtacaaacaatttacaagaaATCAACTGATAAAAGCAAGCACAAAACCAAAGATAACTCCTATGCTAGGAACAACCCAAAGTTCCCATTTTGGATGCCGACTCTGTTCAAAATTATCCAGAAGACCCTGCCAGCCTCCTCTACATGCAATCCAGTGAGCCAAACGTTTACGGATAAACTTCTGCATTGTTTCAACAATGACGTCAGCAAACTTGATTTGTCCTTGCTTGATGCAATCGACTGACAGCATTGCCGCAAAGATGAAAAGTGAAACGATACGGGCCCATGTGATGCTACTATGAAATATTTCTGAGGCAACTGAATTGaaaatactttgaatttgtactgGCGTCTGGTAAGAAACTTTGAGGTAGTTACCAACATCTGCAAACAGGTTTGGATAACAGTTTTCAAACACAGCTGCTATGGTGATCAGTTCTTTGGAAACATCTGTTGGACCAAGTCTTTTTTCAGTTTCAACGTTTGGTATAGAGTTAACATTTGCCGGATCCGTCTGATCATAAATGTCCCGGTCCACCAAACCATTTTCTTTCAGCTTTATGAATATGAAATCTCTGCACAAAGTTTTACTTTGGTGAACTACTTGGTCTTCCATCTGTGACTTTGATGGTCTTcccaaagaaaagaaaatatcttTCAACATAGCCATGTCACAAAATAACTAACAATACaaataactaaaaataaaaatggattttATGTGGGGAGAATCGGACATTGATGCCCATCTAGCATCTTTCAGTCTACTTGCTGTGCAAGTTCACCTCAGTGTTCGCAGCACTCAGTCAATGAAAAACCAATTCATCACAATGAAAATGCGGTagtgtttgtgaccaaaaaaTGAATACGGTGTACGTGTTTATGATAAAGTCAAAGTCACACTTTCTACAAATCTCATCGCACACCTGATTCCTACTGGTCTATATAGAtaatacatgtacagctctctacTCATAATCACTTATTAGTTTGACAGTCTCCATTCCATTTTAAATCAGCCCAACTTGTCACATGTCATAGTTTTTGTACGCTACATTGTCCAACTAATTTTAATGTATGTGCAATCATATTCATCATAGATTCAATTTACTGCCCATTCCACCTCCTCCAGAAC
Proteins encoded:
- the LOC140160582 gene encoding bcl-2-related ovarian killer protein homolog B-like, yielding MAMLKDIFFSLGRPSKSQMEDQVVHQSKTLCRDFIFIKLKENGLVDRDIYDQTDPANVNSIPNVETEKRLGPTDVSKELITIAAVFENCYPNLFADVGNYLKVSYQTPVQIQSIFNSVASEIFHSSITWARIVSLFIFAAMLSVDCIKQGQIKFADVIVETMQKFIRKRLAHWIACRGGWQGLLDNFEQSRHPKWELWVVPSIGVIFGFVLAFIS